Genomic segment of Candidatus Eremiobacterota bacterium:
AGCGCCAGCGCATCGGAGATCACTGCGGGAGCCCTCCAGGATCACCATGCCGGCGTCGTGATGGGGACAAAGACTTTCGGCAAGGCCAGCGTCCAGAAGATATACCCCATGCCGAACGGCTCGGCCATCAAGCTCACGACGGCCCACTACGTGACGCCGAACAAGAGGAACATCAACAAGATTGGCATATCTCCCGACAGGCTCATCGAAGAGAAGACCGCAACCAGTGAGAAGGATCCGCAGCTTGAAGCGGCTAAAGCCTTCCTTCTCGAGGAGATGAAAAAGAAGGAGCTTGAGCGCCTCGACAGGAGCGTCTACAAGGACTCCATCCATGTGAGAAACCTTGAGGAGCAGTATTCCTACCTCAGGAAAGTATACGGCGAGAAGGCCAGGATAAAAAAGAACGTGCTTGTCTTTGAAAAGGGGCAGTTCTATGACAGGGTAACCATTGACAGCGGTGATGGCGAAAAGACCGTCATATTTGACCTACATGACCTGCTCTGACGGCCAGCCCGGCCGGGAGCAGAAGGAGGCCTGACAGCCCGTGAAACGAAAGCTCATGTTTTTTCTCCTGTGGCTCCTCGTGGGAGTCACAGGATTTCTCGTGGGGACAAGGCTCAGCTCGCCCGGCGACACCAAAGGGGTGGCGCCCTCAAAACCACTGGTGAATGCCGCCAGCACCCAGGCATCGAAGATCACTGTCTCCATGGGAGAAAATGACCTGGAATCGGTATTCCAGGTAGATATCACCGTGGTGGACAAGGCCCTCCAGATGCTCAAGGAAGAGTACATCGATGACATCAATTCACGGAAGCTGTTAAGCGGTGCACTTGAAGGCCTCAGGAAGAGGGTGGCCTCGCACAAGCTCAAGACCGATATGATAAAGCCCCTCCCCCAGGGAACAAATGAAAAGGAGCAGCTCAATACACTGAAAAAGACTTACTCACAGCTTCTTGCACTCTACGGGGGAAAGGTCAAGGAGGCTGACCTGGCTTACGGGGCCCTCATCGGGATGATGGATGCCCTGGGTGATCCTTACTCGGTGGCCCTCGAACCGAAGGAGTACAGCCTGCTGAACGAGCAGATGAGCGGCGGGAATTATGGCGGCGCCGGCGTTTACATAGAGCTCTCCAAGAAGAGCGGGAACCAGCTCACGGTGGTGGAGCCCATCGAGGGGAGCCCTGCAGAGAAGGCAGGTTTGAAACCCGGTGACATCATAAAGAAAATCAACGGCCTCTCCACAAAGGGCATTGATCTCGAGGTGGCAGCCCAGAGAATCAGGGGGGAAGTGGGATCGACCCTTGTTCTCACCATAGAGCGGAAAGGCGGCGCCCTCAAAGACTACCGCATGAAGCGCGACTTTATCCATGTGTCGAGCGTCACTTCGGAAATGAAGCCTGGGAATATCGGGTATGTAAGAATAAGGTTTTTTGGCAATGAGACTGACGGTGAGTTCGCCAAGGCCCTGGAGCAGGTCAGGACCCAGGGGGGCAAGGGACTCATACTCGATCTGAGAAACAACGGGGGCGGGTATATATCGGCGGCCATTGATGTATGCAGCAAGATACTTCAGAGCGGAACCCTTGTCGTGTCAGTGGTGAACCACAGGACAGGCCGCTCCGAAGTCCATAAGGCCTATGGCTACGAGCAGATCACGATGCCTATGGTGGTCCTGGTAAATGACCTCTCGGCAAGCGCCGCGGAGATCACGGCGGGGGCCATCAAGGACACCAACACAGGGATACTTGTGGGAGTGAGGACCTTCGGCAAGGGAAGCGTGCAGTCCATTCATGAGCTCCGTGACGGCGGCGCCCTCAAGTACACCATTGCAAAGTACCTCACGCCTAAAGGCACCGATATCAACAAGAAGGGGATAATACCTGATGTGCAGGTGGAAATGAATCCCGACAAGGTGGGAGGCACAGGCGATCTGCAGCTGCAGAAAGCCCTTACCATCATCAAGGCGAAGCTCAAAGAAACCTGCAGATCCTGAGACGTGCCATGGAAGAGATCTCCGACGCCTTGACGCTGAAGCTCAGTAATCTGCCCGATTCGAGCGGCGTGTATCTGATGAAAGACAAGGACAGCGCCGTCATCTACGTGGGCAAGGCAAAATCACTGAAAAACCGCGTATCCTCTTATTTTCAGGAGTCAAGGGATCATGCTCCCCGGATCTCCTATCTGGTGAGGCAGATAAGAGACCTGGACTTCATTGTCACCAGAAATGAGCTTGAGGCCCTCATACTGGAATACACCCTGATAAAGAAATACAGGCCCCATTTCAACGTGAGGCTCAAGGACGACAAGCGTTATCCCCTCATCGAGGTGACCTTCGATGATGACTTCCCGCGGGTGCACCTCGTAAGGAAAAAGACGGGGAAAAGAAACAGGGTCTTCGGCCCTTACACCGATTCAGGGGCAGTGCGGAAAGTCCTCACGGTGCTGAGGAAAAATTTCCTTATACGCTCCTGCAAGGACCACAGTCCGAAGAGGCAGAGGCCCTGTCTCAACTACCAGATCCACCAGTGCAGCGGTCCCTGTGCCGGCCTGATAAGCGCCGGAGCTTACGGCAGGCAGGTGGAAAAAGCCATGATGTTTCTCTCAGGCCATTCCTCCAGGCTGCTCAGGAGCCTGTACCGCCAGATGGACGAGGAGTCAAGGCTGCTCCACTATGAAAAATGCACCCTCATCCTGTCCCACATCCGCTCAATTGAAAAAGTGGAAGCAAACCGCAAGGTCCTGTTTGCAAAAACCCTGGATCGCGACTATATCGCCTTCAGCTCCATGGGGAAAAATGTCTGCGCCGAGGTGCTCCTCGTGCGGGAGGGACGGCTGATGGACGAGCATTATTTCATCTTCTCAGCCC
This window contains:
- a CDS encoding S41 family peptidase, producing the protein MKRKLMFFLLWLLVGVTGFLVGTRLSSPGDTKGVAPSKPLVNAASTQASKITVSMGENDLESVFQVDITVVDKALQMLKEEYIDDINSRKLLSGALEGLRKRVASHKLKTDMIKPLPQGTNEKEQLNTLKKTYSQLLALYGGKVKEADLAYGALIGMMDALGDPYSVALEPKEYSLLNEQMSGGNYGGAGVYIELSKKSGNQLTVVEPIEGSPAEKAGLKPGDIIKKINGLSTKGIDLEVAAQRIRGEVGSTLVLTIERKGGALKDYRMKRDFIHVSSVTSEMKPGNIGYVRIRFFGNETDGEFAKALEQVRTQGGKGLILDLRNNGGGYISAAIDVCSKILQSGTLVVSVVNHRTGRSEVHKAYGYEQITMPMVVLVNDLSASAAEITAGAIKDTNTGILVGVRTFGKGSVQSIHELRDGGALKYTIAKYLTPKGTDINKKGIIPDVQVEMNPDKVGGTGDLQLQKALTIIKAKLKETCRS
- the uvrC gene encoding excinuclease ABC subunit UvrC, coding for MEEISDALTLKLSNLPDSSGVYLMKDKDSAVIYVGKAKSLKNRVSSYFQESRDHAPRISYLVRQIRDLDFIVTRNELEALILEYTLIKKYRPHFNVRLKDDKRYPLIEVTFDDDFPRVHLVRKKTGKRNRVFGPYTDSGAVRKVLTVLRKNFLIRSCKDHSPKRQRPCLNYQIHQCSGPCAGLISAGAYGRQVEKAMMFLSGHSSRLLRSLYRQMDEESRLLHYEKCTLILSHIRSIEKVEANRKVLFAKTLDRDYIAFSSMGKNVCAEVLLVREGRLMDEHYFIFSAPEDSPDEELARIFILHYYGRGTSPAPEIHMDTAVTEHDLLEEWLTAGAGRKVRIVQAPGGKSAEILAMARENAVEHLQMEKATALKKSSERLALLEELKELLGLPSLPLRIETYDISNISGKFATGSMVVFTRGGPDKASYRHFRIRCKETPDDVAMMRELLERRFTVKDGADGKEAWKASLPDLVLLDGGKGQLSMGMSLFEEMALEIPLVSLAKKNEELYRSPGDTPLILPKDSRLLHLMQHMRDESHRFAVTYHRKLRSRELHALFRKTAVRPS